The Leishmania panamensis strain MHOM/PA/94/PSC-1 chromosome 32 sequence genome window below encodes:
- a CDS encoding mitochondrial carrier protein-like protein (TriTrypDB/GeneDB-style sysID: LpmP.32.1190) produces the protein MREKKSAPPDATSLQHTVASQLGGATSTILLYPVDVIRTRFISQDGTRTREHNGETYRSIRRAFQLVYREEGGLPAFFRGCHVSVCGTVCAWGVYMYLYRLQCSWYAAWQARRHETHRSRSDLVALSGEDPFAAQSAATWQNLLQRFGFSIIASCTSALACNPIWLLKTRMQLEEASARTAGVPRHFLTFRGGLLHTVQTTGVRSLWRGVSAQIMLGVPNAFNLPLYDTVKAAIMRIRVKNELSVLDVGVSSTVTKVLLALLCQPLVVVKTRLQDHRARAGDVHYQSFLQSTKTIWQRGGLVAFYRGTVSSMCQTVPRSVLLFVFYEQFLKVAKYIS, from the coding sequence atgcgagagaagaagtCAGCACCGCCCGACGCGACTTCCCTCCAGCACACGGTCGCGTCGCAGCTGGGTGGCGCCACGAGCACAATTCTGCTCTATCCAGTCGATGTAATACGGACGCGTTTCATTTCGCAAGACGGCACACGTACGCGTGAGCACAACGGCGAAACGTATCGCAGCATCAGAAGGGCGTTCCAGCTCGTCTACCGAGAGGAGGGCGGCCTGCCTGCCTTTTTCCGAGGCTGCCATGTTTCCGTGTGTGGTACAGTGTGCGCATGGGGTGTTTACATGTACCTTTATCGCCTCCAGTGTAGCTGGTACGCAGCGTGGCAGGCGAGGCGTCATGAAAcccaccgcagcaggagcgATTTGGTGGCGTTGTCAGGCGAAGACCCCTTCGCCGCCCAGTCCGCGGCGACATGGCAAAACCTTCTTCAGCGCTTCGGGTTTTCAATTATCGCCAGCTGTACCTCAGCACTGGCGTGCAATCCCATATGGCTGCTCAAAACACGCatgcagctggaggaggcttCCGCACGGACAGCGGGCGTGCCGCGCCACTTCCTGACGTTCCGCGGCGGGCTGCTACACACAGTGCAGACTACTGGAGTGCGTTCCCTGTGGCGCGGTGTGTCGGCGCAAATAATGCTTGGCGTTCCAAACGCCTTCAATCTTCCCTTGTACGACACAGTCAAAGCAGCGATCATGAGAATCAGAGTAAAGAACGAGTTGTCCGTTCTTGACGTGGGTGTCTCCTCTACCGTGACAAAGGTCCTCCTGGCACTCCTTTGCCAACCGCTGGTCGTGGTCAAGACACGCTTGCAGGATcaccgcgcgcgcgcaggggATGTTCACTACCAGTCTTTTCTGCAGTCGACCAAGACCATctggcagcgcggcggaCTGGTGGCCTTCTACCGCGGCACCGTGTCGTCAATGTGCCAGACAGTCCCTCGCTCTGTTCTTCTGTTTGTCTTCTACGAGCAGTTTCTAAAGGTGGCAAAGTACATCTCATGA
- a CDS encoding mitochondrial carrier protein, putative (TriTrypDB/GeneDB-style sysID: LpmP.32.1180), with the protein MDRSLATAPERLESATLRLDTLNAVPAFSGGTIPCSSPAIQPTISVDKQSDDAGGTDWVPTSLSAIGRQAPVAIHTVSSQLASATSTCVFYPFDMLKTRFMAQDGTALRQHNGRVYSSMNSSLALIYREEGLRTLFRGCPVAVAGSVVAWGVYMYLYRQLCNLTEYTSYVGRLGVSVLSSSISSCVTCPIFLVKSRMQLEEANSSSHYPSFWRGMRYTVQTTGVRSLWRGLSLQLFLIFPNALGIPTYDTLKRFVLRQRWRQAEVAELNLFEIGVCSALTKVWILILSHPLVMMKVRMQDERATLGTYQYRSIAQSTSNVLKTQGLRGMYRGFCPALVHSLPRSLLHYYIYEKTLSLLCRRYPSP; encoded by the coding sequence ATGGATCGCTCCCTTGCCACAGCACCGGAGCGCTTAGAATCGGCGACTCTCCGACTTGACACGCTGAACGCTGTCCCTGCcttcagcggcggcacaatTCCTTGTTCGTCACCCGCGATTCAGCCGACGATATCTGTGGATAAGCAGAGCGATGATGCCGGGGGTACGGACTGGGTGCCGACGTCGCTGAGTGCGATTGGTCGACAGGCGCCGGTGGCTATCCACACGGTTAGCTCACAGCTGGCGTCTGCCACCAGCACCTGTGTCTTCTACCCGTTTGATATGCTAAAGACTCGGTTTATGGCGCAAGACGGCACCGCTTTGCGCCAGCACAACGGCCGCGTCTATTCATCCATGAACAGCTCACTGGCGCTCATCTACCGAGAGGAAGGGCTGCGCACGTTGTTCCGCGGGTGCCCGGTCGCCGTTGCCGGCTCAGTTGTCGCGTGGGGCGTGTATATGTACCTGTACCGCCAGCTGTGCAACCTGACCGAGTACACGTCGTACGTTGGACGCTTGGGGGTCTCGGTTCTGTCCAGCTCCATTTCCTCCTGCGTCACCTGCCCTATTTTCCTCGTCAAGTCACGCatgcagctggaggaggcgaatTCCAGCTCGCATTACCCCTCCTTTTGGAGAGGTATGCGATACACGGTGCAGACGACTGGTGTGCGCTCCCTCTGGCGCGGgttgtcgctgcagctcttcttGATCTTTCCCAACGCACTGGGCATCCCCACCTACGACACACTGAAGCGCTTTGTTCTGCGGCAACGCTGGCGTCAGGCTGAGGTCGCAGAGCTGAACCTCTTTGAGATTGGGGTCTGCTCTGCTCTGACGAAGGTGTGGATTCTCATCCTGTCGCACCCGCTCGTTATGATGAAGGTGCGCATGCAAGACGAGCGGGCCACGCTCGGCACCTATCAGTATCGATCCATCGCGCAGAGTACCTCAAACGTGCTCAAGACGCAAGGGCTGCGTGGCATGTACCGCGGCTTTTGCCCAGCCCTCGTGCACTCCCTACcccgctccctcctccactacTACATCTACGAGAAGacactgtcgctgctgtgccgccgctaTCCTTCACCGTAG